The genomic window ataaaacatgttttcagttatttcacctttttttgttaagtacataactccacatgtgttcattcatagttttgatgccttcagtgagaatctacaatgtaaatagtcatgaaaataaagaaaatgcattgaatgagaaggtgtgtccaaacttttggcctgtactgtatatttaaagGACTACCTCACCCACTAAATGACCAATTGTATGTAAATTATTCATGACGTGCTGCCTTGAATTCTGGTAGAAAACTGGTAGTCTCATgcatccagtcgtatgctcactacttcccaaacacatgtattttccCTATAACTTtcctatttaaaactgaactgaatgtgaagctaatctatgctctcgtcaaagccagacTCTCCAGTaagtttttttgtgaaaatgctttTGGAAGTACTGAGAAGGAtacatgagacttggattatactacacGAGTTGCGCTGTCAAACATTGTCCTtaaacaatcaataaatcagtgtgttgctgttttctgtggaggcatgcaagaaaaacaaagtttacttcatgaattcaaggtaacacaacCTGACTAACTGAAACAAATGGGGATTTTTGTGGGTgatgtattcctttaagtttgtTACAGTATAATAAgatgtttaatttatgtattaATCAATCCAAGTCCACACGTGTAGTGATGCATGTAGTTGCCTTTTTGCACATATATATTACGTAACCTATGATTAATTTACCTTCCCCAATTCCTCCAACCTCATCTCCACTCATTctgctttctcttcctctttctccagACCATCGCTGAGTTTGATCTGAGGACAGTAAACTATGAGGTGAAGTCCCCCAAGTGCCACGAGCTGAGTTTGGCAGCGCCTCCACATGACCGCATCAGCTTCAACTTCCGCTGTGAGCAGGAGGCCCACGAGTGGGCTACGGTGGTGATGTCGTCACTGAGAGAAGCGCACAGAGGTCAGTTGTCTTTCTTGTTAAACACTCACTGTTCTTTCAGATAACAGCCACAGCAAAATGATTTGGAAGTGTAAATATTTGATACCTTGTGACAGGATCCTGTGAGCTTTTTCAGACGTGTAGTACGTCGTCGTAGAAACCCCCTGATTGTTATGATTCTGTGGAAACCATCTGCCCTTTAGTGAACCTAGTTCATGCGAATTGAgctggttatttatttatttatttgaacaaaaGAGCTCTTCACTGCCCTGCTCAGTGCTTGGTAACATCACTGCAGTTAATCTCAACTTCATATTTTGGCTTCAGAGGGAAGTCAGTAAATTGGTCTGTGCTTACTTACACAACATGTTCTTGTTTACTCACTCACATACATGTGAATGACGAAGTTAACACAatgctttttgttgttttgacgtTTCTCTTCGGCAGTCGCCCCTCAAGATAACGGTCCACAGCTCCCCCTGGATGGTCTCCAGCACCAGAGCACCTTGGCCTTGCAAAGAACAGGTGTGTACACATATTCCCTTCACTATGAATGATTATGTGATTATTTATTTCAGATGTGATGTCACTAATTCACTGATTCCTTCactcattttattcattcattcattcatttaatcatttttagcCCTCTAGTGGCTGTTTGGAGGTATGGCAACATCCTCTGCACACACCTGCCCATGGGTTCACTTGTTTGGGCTTGTCTgtgtttccgtgtgtgtgtgtgtgtgtgtgtgtgtgcgtgtgtgtgtatccatctGTAGAGGACACCTGCATAGAGCTGACCCGAGCCATAGAAGCAGGTGACATGCAGTCGGCTTCTGTCTTCGCTGCCACCCTCGCTCGACAACATGCGGCGCTCAAGATTCAGCCCTCTGCCAAAGAATATGAAGACACTGAAATCAAGTACGAGCTTTGTCATTATCAAttatcagggttcccacagtcatggaatacctggaaaagttatgaactgttttccaggcctggaattgGTTAGAAATCAAAAGACTTTAGATCTGTAAAAGTTTTGAATATacacttttttggccattttttaaaatgtgttgataAAAATCCCAAACCATGTCTCTTgtttcacaaaatatgtttcttttattacttatttataaTCTAGTGCTGCGTTGTGTGACCAATAAAACGTCACTAGTATGATGTGATACACATAGACCAGACCGGCATTGCATCATCACCAAGGCTGCATGCCTCTTTTTGGGGGAAAGAAACATGATGTCACATAAAGAGAGAAATGGGAAAATGTGGAAACACTTTCACACTGAGATTTGAGACACTTACAAAACTGAATATTCACTGTTAGTGTGGTAAATTGCTAAATCATGCTGGTGACAGATGGACAGCTGCTTGAGTGGAAGGCTGCTGCAGTACAGCCATACAATATAGCAATATAGCAcctgtgggccaaatctggTCCTCGATAGGGTGCTAGGTGGCCCTCcgaccattttctaatttacaaaaaattcaaatgaattcacactgcaatttatttttatttatttatttgtactttgtatgtaattaaagtcccagagtgcataaaaaggcACCCAAATAGAGCTTAATTACCCACAAAAAACTGACAGAGGAGGATTCCTAAttaattatttatgtattaattatttatgtttgttatgttttactggcccctggcctcctggcAATTTGCAAAAGTGGCCTACAGGCAAAGAAAGGTTGATATACCTGGTAAAGCAGCATCAGACTGTCGTCTCCAACTAAATCTGATTCTAGATCAAATAGTTGGCTATTAACAGGTTATTTACAAGCAGCGATTAGCTGAACAATCCCTGGTGATTAAATCAAGAAGACATATCTGATTGAATCACCAGGTCAAATTCAATTGCCATCTACAGGATCTTTGGTTTTTCTATACCCCTATAAGGACATGGCGGTGTGAGTGTCTAATGAGTGAGTAAAGTTATCAAATGCAAGCAGTTTGCTTCTCTGCAAATGCCTGGAAAGTGCTTGTTTGATAATGTACGGCTGTATCGCTGTGTAGGCCTGTCTATTTTAAACTACTTGGATAAAATCATGGGTAAAATGTTTCAGAAAAGCTTTGAAAATTCATTGGTAAAAATGAGTGGGAACCCTGAGTTATGATTTCACTAACAAGATTGGTGGTCAGTAAGTGttgaattatatattttaaaagtgaagtgtgtaagatttagggggatttggtggcatctagtggtaaaTTGCAGATTGCTGACAGCTAGAACTTCTTCCAGCgtgaattccttcagtgtttatgttcagggttttttaccatgagctgaattatccgcagaggtctcttcttctctgaaacaaatggaccaggtcaTTAAAACCGgttaaaacactaaataaagcagtttcatgctacaaatcagtgtctctctgatgctgtttggcatctCGGAGACGGATGGCTCGCCCATTACGTTATTATGTGCTCACTCttcttctctgataacttaatgtgtgctcacctttttttaatccagacggtcaggaagtttttactgtgagccgtattattcgcagaggtctcttcctctccaaaacaaacaattgGTGTTTTAAAGCggtaaaaacaccaaagtagATATGaacggctcattttaaggtaacgaaaacagaacagtttttttttcaggtgattatacgctaaataaaatgtacttatTACATTACATTCCATTTATGACAATGTgttccccttaaatcctacacactggacctttaagatgtGATATAAAGTAGATTACTTCACAGTTTATACAGACGGTGGGGCTAACAGCTTGTCTTTCATTTTATCTAACAGCTTGACTGTTGCAGTTGAGGATTCTTCTTCATCCTGTTGTGTCACTGTGAAAGTTCTCCCTCATATGACAACCGCAGCGCTGAAACAGCAGGTTAGTCTGGAGACTGCATCTTTCCTCCTTCATTTGTGTCCTGAAAGAATCATGtcatgtcagttttatttatgtagcccAAAATCCCAAGTCACATTTGCCTTACAGAACcgtctttgtctttcttctggttttctACCATCTCAGATGTTTCTTGAGTATGGCTTCCACCCTCGGGTGCAGCGCTGGGTGATTGGCCAGTGTCTTTGCACCGACCAGCGCTCTCTGGCCTCGTATGGGGTTCGTCAGGACGGCGACACAGCCTTCTTGTACCTCCTGTCTGCCCGTCACGCTCGTTTGACTCACCAAGTTTTCCATCAGGACCAAGAGAGTGCCCTCCTCCTCAgttctccatctctgtctctcaccaCCTCTCCCCTCCCTGCTACCTCTGCAAATGGCCCCTCGTCTCTGGAGCGGAGGCCTTACACCACCCTGCCTCCCAGACTGCACACCAGCGGCAAAACTGGTGAGTGAGGGCgttagcaaaaatgcaaaaagtagaaatgtaaatgtaataatctAATGTTGTTAAACATGATGTATTACATCTGAAAGTGAAGTGTTTTTTCTCTTAGACCAATTTCTAATGAATTAAAAATAGACAAAGAATGTTAGTGGAACAGACGGTGGGAACCTCTGACAGAAATTATATAAacacactatatatatattgtagAAAGGTATGCACTTACATACACTACAGATAAATTTGCCGatttttcaaccagctctgtatcatgccactgtgggtagtatgtgtaaattaaCTGTGGTAACCTTCCCTCCATCCTGTCGGCGCCCAGATCTCCCTACTCATTTCGCTGGCTCAAGGCCTGTTGCTCAATCTAAAGATTGCAGTTCCCTTATTTTTGTCTGCCCACTGTCACGTACACAAAGAAGTTGTAAAgctaggcagtgctgattaaaTATAAACCACGATTCCGTTGCTGTGTTGccgtttttttgttgttgttttttttttagcttactGGTAATCTGTAATATGAGATCATTTGTTACATGCcagccgccatattgtttcctgatGGGCAACTTGCATGATTTCATCTACCAGTGGGAGCTTTTACCAGTCAGGAGTGGTGCATGTTTTCTGCTTCTTTAGCAAAAgggaatgccacagcccttttctggtcatatagcaccagttgcaaaagtatttgcatcttgtTCCATCTGTTTGTCTATCTGTCCATTCATCCCATCcctgtgaacatgatatctaaAGAACCCGTCAAGAATctcatcaaatttggcacaaatgtccacttggacttgaaTGAACTGACTAGATTAGGTGGTCATAGTTTAAAGGTCAAGTCTAtttgacctcatctgtctcattcttgtaaacatgacatctcaagaacaccttgagggagtttctgcaaatttggcacaaacgtccacttgataATGAACTACTTAGAATtaagtggtcaaaggtcagtgtcactgtgacctttctgTCTCATTCGCATGAacaagatatctcaagaacatctaagggaatttcttcagatttgacacaaacgtccacctggactgaagaataaactgattagaattttgcatttgaaggtcaaaggtcaaggtcagtgacCTCACGGAATATGTTTTTGGCTATGACTCAAGAATCCATtagctaattatgacaaaatttcatacaaatgtctcataggataaaataatgaagtggtgatattttatatccaaaaggtcataGGTCAAGTTTACTGTGATGAcacaatgttctgcaaaaacacttttctggccattattcaatgtcatatctcaggaacagaggggatAGTTAATTGATGACActtatcttgggtgtccaccttgaaactgtgcttgTATAGATCTTATGTGCTGTAAGTGTTCCTGTTTTTGCAGACATGGATGTCAGCTTTAAGAGAAACGTGACTGGTGCGcagaggcggtaattctaggtTTTCTTCATAAATGTTTCAGGTGGGTCAGAGAGAGGAAACATCATTGAGATCAGAGATCTCATCAACCTAGAGATGCCACAACTCAATGAAGCGCTGAGCCCCAGCACAGTCTCCACCCAGGTAATAGGCAGCAGTttaatcagaggaaaaaaaaatttattCACACAATGTTCAGAACTTAATGTTTCAATAAGATAGGTCATAAGAAAAGAGCCATTTGATCAAGTTAAACCTACTCTTTACCACACTTCTCTGTGCCTCAGGGTTGGTCTTGCCCTTCTTGCACTTACATTAACAAGCCAACGCGGCCGGGCTGTGAAATCTGCAGTACAAACCGCCCCGAGAGCTATGTCATCCCGGGGGGGTACCGACCTGATGCACTGGAACTCAGACGGATCCAGCAGGAGAAGGAGGCGATGAGACAATACCAGCAGGTATGAGAAACTAACTGTACCATCAAACTTACCGTGCACCTACAGTCTTAGATATACAGTCATACACCCATATATACTTAGAGTAAAACCGTATTTTGGCGTACTATTTGGTGACAGTTACATAGGTTCAACGACAAGCGGGGTCAAATAATAttttgtcaaattaaaaaagCTGCAAGGCAACACTGGGCCCCAAATTGGACAAAATACTAAGGAGGGCGACGTAAGACATTGATTCAAAGTTGACATTTGAATTCAAATTCTCAGGCTCTCTCAGGTTGACTCTcttctcttctgtctctgtttttttgaAGGAGAAAGGGAGAAGAGAGGTGCTGAGGAGTGCTGGGGCTCAAAACAACTCACTCCTGTATAACCTGGACCAGGActactgaacacacacagacacaggcgtACATTACGCaccatgtttatttatgtttcagTCACAGACTGTTTGAACTTGTATCACCGTTTCCTTTGCACTCTTCAGACACTCACTTTTATATCACATAGGAAGTTATCATGCACAAGTCTATGTCTACGTCTTTATGCTTCAATTGAAAGCATATGGTCCTGTTATTTCAATCCTGAAGTTGAATGTAGGTTAAAGAGCTCATTTGAGATGCACTGATATGACCAAAGcctatttaaagggacagttcgcccaaaaatcaaatattattgcttttacctgtagtgctgatTATAGCTCCTACTTAAAACTGCtcataacaaggtctgtgggttaACTAGTGTAACTGGGTAATGATTTCAGTCAAGAGactttgctgttgagttttgcagggttttttttttttggtagctTTGAAAACCGCAAGTTgaatgccatctagttccattacattcaagagaaggcagacatctctatgagCAATATCTCCCaaactcagcaactcacaccaaaaccatatagattgataaatagcactacaggtaagaggtaaaatatgtatttttgattttggggctaactgtccctttaaggcttATAGCAGCCTAATCAGGTGGTGACACAGGTGCATCCCTGGCCTCTGTGGTTTTTCATGTTTGTTAGACCTTATAGTAGAGTATGAAAACAGCTGGTGACACATTTTAGGAAAATGTGCAAACTGTGCTGGTGAAAAGTAGAATCTAACCGATACTGAATGTTAGAGGCCAATATTGACTTTTGGAAAAGATTGATTTTCTTTGTCAACTAAACACACTGATGCTTTTTGGCCCTGGGGCTTGTATTACAAAGCAAGTTCAACTTACTCTGGCTCTCGTGGAGTTACCTGGCTTCACTACTTGTAAACTTTGTCCCTGTCAGGATCCTGTAGGAATGAGGACTCTGTTTCGCTGGTGAGCTGATTGGctaacctgctccggagcagccGTGCAGTGTAGGTTACCATGCTCATCCACCACAGTTAAAAATGAACCAGCTTTGCCCAAAGATATCTCACTAAGCAACTAATCTTGCTTCGTGGTACAAGCCCCTGGCAATTTGGATCGGTCAAACTGTAGTGAAAGGTCATTGAAGACTTTTTCCTATATTGATCCATAATCATGATCACTGCTGACTGCCAGCATCAAGTGACTTTTTAATGACCCCTAAAGAGTAAAAGTTGCCTCTAAATTGAATGTATTAGCCTGATTGGTAATTTTGCACTTGTAATTGTATATACTCTGTGAAAcagattgaaataaaatgtttgtacacagttagtgtgtgtgcacatctgtATTGTGACTGTGTAAATATAGCCGAGAATGTGCCTCTATAATGTAAACTGAAGGGGAACAGATTAAGCACTATAGGTTTAACCCTCTCAACAACACCACCCCTTGTGCCAGGCAAGGGAAGAGGAGCGCAGTGAGAATTTTGCCCGGCTAGTGATGATGGACGGACAGGACCTGCTGCCTAACCCAGAGCCTGTGGACTGTCGGATCTGCTACGTGGACCTGAAGCCTGGAGAGGGGGTGCTGCTGAGGGAGTGTCTCCACTGCTTCTGCAGGTAAGATAGCAAGAGAGATAGAGATTTTGAGAATCAGGCAGATGTAAAGCTCATATTTTGTCTTTAGTCTGATTGAATATCTAAGATGTTTCTCATGATTgggactgtctgtgtgtgcatgtatgtatgtctaCCCAGGGAGTGCTTATGCTCAGTCATCATGCTGAGCGAGGAGCCGGAGGTGGCCTGTCCCTACAGAGATGACACATATTCCTGCTCCTGCTCCCTGCAGGAGAGGGAGATCAGAGCTGTGAGTCACACCAACACATACAGCATCAACTCTCACACATAAgacactgtacctttaaaacTAGCGCCTAAATTATTACTGTGCATTAAATGGAGAAGCTCATTTCATCACTGTCAGTACCAGCCAAGAAGCTGGAGCTACTGCTCTGCTACTTGTTTTTTTATAGCCCAGACTTTGGCCTCTTTCCCTGTGGACAGCATTTCGTTGCTTCAGCAGTATGAGGCAACAGTTCGCCAACCTTCGCAGCTGCTAAATGTGAACCAATAAACTGTGATCCAACCAGGACTGCTGATGACAGGCGACGGTTTGAATGTAGCCTCTGTTTGAGGAGCAATTTCTCCAATTCCTTTCCTTTGCTCCTTCACAGTTGGTGCCAGCAGAAGAGTATGAGCGCTGGCTGCAGAGAGGCCTGTCAGTGGCAGAGTCTCGATGTGAGGGCAgctaccactgtgccaccccGGACTGTCCgggctggtgtgtgtatgaggacATAGTCAATGTCTTCCACTGCCCcgtctgcaggaaacacaacTGCCTGATTTGCAAGGTATAAAATATGTGCACAATACACACGAATACTACAGTATTGATCATTTACTCTCATAGTTTATAGGAAAATGTCTTGGTTTACTTAAACACACAAGATTGTGCATTAAATGTTGCTATAAGTGAATGCATAACCATGGTACAGATAGAGGTAAAGGTTGTACCCTGCACTAATCAGTCTGTCAGAGCTAATCAAAAACAAGAAGTCCCTTGAAAGAGGCAATGGACACCACACATGTGAAAGTCATCACATGGTTTAACTTGGTCTCGTCTCTTCAAGCTAACAGCTGTTTAAAGACAGAAGTGTTTCTATATTTATACAtcagagacataaaaaaatgATGGCACCTTTTTCAGTCCCTGTTTCTATTTTTCTCCTCTCAGTCTATCCATGAGGGAATGAACTGTAAGCAATACCAGGATGACCTTGCAGCCCGCGCTATAAATGACTCAGCTGCCAGGAGGACAACACATCTACTCAAGGCAAGCTGTAATACCCTCATGTATATGTGTACACACTGTAAGGGAAAGAGAGCGCCCCTTTAAgctgtgtgtcactgtttttggaGCTGCTGTTACTTGAACAGTATGAGTATCAGTCCATGTCTGAGTGCAGAGACAGATTATGTAATAACCCAGAGAGAAATGGAAACTAATTTTCTGTCTCACAAACAGACTCTGGTGCAGTCAGGCGAGGCGATGCACTGTCCCCAGTGTGGCATCATTGTGCAGAAGAGGGATGGATGTGATTGGCTGCGCTGCACTGTCTGTCACACTGAGATCTGCTGGGTAACCAGAGGACCCCGCTGGGGACCGAGGGTAAGAAATGTACCTACCTGATCTCCCACACCCTCGGGAATTTTAAACTGTGATTTAGGAGCTGCATTCTGTAGGTGGTCTACATCTTTGGAAGTATGATCATAAACCCCTGGTTAAGAACAAACATGTGGTTATTGTCCCTCTAATATGTCATAAAAGTTTGACCCTAATGAGGATATACAGCCAAAACATGGTGGTTAAAGCCCGCCTCcattcaaaaacatgtttttcttgtgtttatgtcccctaaaatgttTCAActtgactatactgacttgtatctgtgcaagtTTTGTTACCAGagaggtgggttttttttttacattcctcTACTAAAGGGGACAATGTCTCTGCGCTTGGCTTAAATCTTAGATTTAAATGTACACCAGACAAGCCAGATTAGGTACATCACATATACAAAAGCTTGCTGTTTAATataggaaacacacacaggggaacagactttgacacaacaccAGTGAAGAAACCTGAATCCTCTAGTGCAGAGCAGACATGTCAgtgcagacagcagagtttgCATTAGTGTTGCTAAGTTTTGACAGCAACCACAGTAGAGTGTGCAATTACACTCTTTATTATTACTACATTCgcaaagctcagtaccagaaccaaCCTGTTACCTGTCAATATATCTGAGTCAAAACCTCACCCGCCTGCACCTGTTAATAAAAGTCCCATGACTCGACCCCAACccgtgattaaacacacacagtctacAGTCACTCACATAAAGCTGGGTTCTCAATCCTTATATTACAAATCCAACAGAGGAAAAGTCTCTCACTGGCTGTGCTCGATGCCAGGATGGCAAAAACATTCTGTGCAATCGCTGCcaggttaagaaacattttagcatgctccttccaccacaaCAAAACCTCATAAAGGATCCTCCCTGGGTGTCTTGATCTCGATGTACGCTGCCACCTCATCCATAAGCTGCAGAGTTTCATGGCCGGAGTCCTTCATGTCGGTGATGAATGTGACGAATGGGTCAAACCTTTGACCCCTTCGTCTGGGTCTGACTGTGGCTCAGACACGTATGGCTAAATCTCTCCTATGTGCCCTCTAATGCTAACGTTACCCATCTTAATGCACGCTGGTCTTTCACCATTCAAGTGAGTGCTAGTCTCGTatagccagacctatctccacaCTTTGTTTGAGCACtggagaaagcagaaagcaatATCTCCAGCAAGCAGTAGTGGTGCGCAGGGCGAAGGCCAGATTCAGAGTTTCTCATTAGGGAGACAGTAACAAaagtaattttttgtttttatgtgagaAAACCCTGTTAAACAAAGTATTAATGATAGCAGagtatttaaaatgtgtctggagGGGAACTTATAAAAAGTATTTGTTGTAAGGTAAGTTAAAGGTTgactgtttctctgatgctTTTTAAGGGTGCTGGAGACACCAGCGGAGGATGTCGCTGCAACGTCAACAACCAGAAATGCCATCCTAAATGCCAAAACTGCCACTGAGGATGTCAAGAGTGGTCAGATAGTAGAAGAGACTCAACCAAAACTGCAGGATTGTTGCACACAATGAATCCTCCTTGTTATGACTGAAGACATTCTCAGTTTCCTCTGAGCACATTTCTAACCATCACTTGTTTCCTTTACTTTTTCAGCTCTATCAGAGTAACATAAATTAAAGCTTGAGATTAAGCTCTCACAAACATGGAAATGTGTGATTTTAACCAGTCAGTGTTCTGTATAAATTATCACATCAGACTGTAATAATGATCATGGTGGTTACAAGTATGCAGGGAAAGAGTGTTACCTTTTAAGTGATTGCACTGCAGATGTAGCAATACAGGTGTGTTGTTATCTCTTTTGGTAGTTACATACCaggatacattacattaaacTGAAGTGGCCTTATTCTCGTGCACAAAGCTGTAGCAGGGTGTCCATGGTGACGTGTCCTGGGAAACAGAATTTTTGTTGTGTCCTTAACATGCAGTTTTCTGCATAGAGCTAGATCAAACAAGTGAATGGAGTTCTGtatggttgtgtttttgtgtctgtgtgaaagagTGACTGCATGTGTGCCGCGTCACCAAAGAGGTTTGAAATGTGTCTGATAGTTAATCTGATGTTCGACCGCCTGACTTTGAGTCGAACCAGACTGTTTGCGTTCTGTTAATCACTCACATGCTTCAGAGGCCGCTGAGTCACTTCTGACCAGCTGTGTGTTATATGGTGACATCATCAATAGATAGCAGAATGTGTTGATTAATTGTCACACGTTAATTGCAATACTTGAATACTTTCTGATAAGGCACATGTAACGTTTTGTCAATAAGCTCGTACTCCTGTTAATAAACTCATATATGATAgggtgagtttggtgacatcagCCAGCATATTTAACATCTGTATAATTGTATCCATGGTAATATTTTCAATACTTTCTAATTCATCTATGCATGAATTTGTTATTCTGATACATTAATGGAATTGTGGATAGAGCAACGTATTCTGGCTCACCAACTGCAC from Epinephelus lanceolatus isolate andai-2023 chromosome 20, ASM4190304v1, whole genome shotgun sequence includes these protein-coding regions:
- the shrprbck1r gene encoding ranBP-type and C3HC4-type zinc finger-containing protein 1, which produces MSLSSGGWTHSPGYTADQSAALPAHYGASQAQLGCHTVLMSVRVSVCHSGIRPLCLPGAGDESLRLQLSMDPGKSGEFRLSLQDSSGAGRSVTIAEFDLRTVNYEVKSPKCHELSLAAPPHDRISFNFRCEQEAHEWATVVMSSLREAHRVAPQDNGPQLPLDGLQHQSTLALQRTEDTCIELTRAIEAGDMQSASVFAATLARQHAALKIQPSAKEYEDTEINLTVAVEDSSSSCCVTVKVLPHMTTAALKQQMFLEYGFHPRVQRWVIGQCLCTDQRSLASYGVRQDGDTAFLYLLSARHARLTHQVFHQDQESALLLSSPSLSLTTSPLPATSANGPSSLERRPYTTLPPRLHTSGKTGGSERGNIIEIRDLINLEMPQLNEALSPSTVSTQGWSCPSCTYINKPTRPGCEICSTNRPESYVIPGGYRPDALELRRIQQEKEAMRQYQQAREEERSENFARLVMMDGQDLLPNPEPVDCRICYVDLKPGEGVLLRECLHCFCRECLCSVIMLSEEPEVACPYRDDTYSCSCSLQEREIRALVPAEEYERWLQRGLSVAESRCEGSYHCATPDCPGWCVYEDIVNVFHCPVCRKHNCLICKSIHEGMNCKQYQDDLAARAINDSAARRTTHLLKTLVQSGEAMHCPQCGIIVQKRDGCDWLRCTVCHTEICWVTRGPRWGPRGAGDTSGGCRCNVNNQKCHPKCQNCH